One Pelodiscus sinensis isolate JC-2024 chromosome 25, ASM4963464v1, whole genome shotgun sequence DNA window includes the following coding sequences:
- the LOC102458809 gene encoding proto-oncogene tyrosine-protein kinase Yrk isoform X3, producing the protein MGCVCCKEKGSKKAQTETIDGTTSLASKSCYDPDPTQQNPTSSFTRIPDFNNFHGTPVAAASPFISPGMYPSNTLHMRGGGIAGGGVTLFIALYDYEARTEDDLTFQKGEKFHIINNTEGDWWEARSLSTGTTGYVPSNYVAPVDSIQAEEWYFGKMGRKDAERMLLCHGSPRGTFLIRESETTKGAYSLSIRDWDEVKGDHVKHYKIRKLDTGGFYITTRAQFDTVQELVLHYRERAAGLCCRLAVPCHRGMPKLADLSVKTKDVWEIPRESLQLIKKLGNGQFGEVWMGTWNSTTKVAVKTLKPGTMSPEAFLEEAQIMKRLRHDKLVQLYAVVSEEPIYIVTEFMSQGSLLDFLKDGDGRFLKLPQLVDMAAQIAAGMAYIERMNYIHRDLRAANILVGDNLVCKIADFGLARLIEDNEYTARQGAKFPIKWTAPEAALYGRFTIKSDVWSFGILMTELITKGRVPYPGMNNREVLEQVERGYRMQCPCGCPTSLHELMVQCWKKEPEERPTFEYLQSFLEDYFTATEPQYQPGDNQ; encoded by the exons ATGGGCTGTGTGTGTTGCAAAGAGAAGGGGTCGAAAAAAGCCCAGACGGAGACCATCGATGGCACGACCAGCCTGGCATCGAAATCCTGCTACGACCCCGACCCGACCCAGCAGAATCCCACCAGCAGCTTCACCCGCATCCCCGACTTCAACAACTTCCACGGCACGCCCGTCGCCGCCGCCTCCCCCTTCATAAGCCCTGGCATGTACCCCAGCAACACGCTGCACATGCGGGGCGGGGGGATCGCAG GCGGGGGGGTGACCCTCTTCATTGCCTTGTACGATTACGAAGCCCGGACAGAGGATGACCTGACGTTCCAGAAGGGGGAGAAATTCCATATTATCAACAACAC CGAGGGCGACTGGTGGGAGGCGAGGTCCCTGAGCACAGGGACCACAGGCTACGTCCCCAGCAACTACGTGGCCCCTGTGGACTCCATCCAGGCAGAAGA GTGGTACTTCGGGAAGATGGGGCGGAAGGACGCTGAGAGGATGCTGCTGTGCCATGGCAGCCCCCGAGGGACCTTCCTCATCCGGGAGAGCGAGACCACCAAAG GTGCCTACTCCCTGTCCATCCGGGACTGGGACGAGGTGAAGGGCGACCACGTGAAGCACTATAAGATCCGGAAGCTGGATACTGGTGGCTTCTACATCACCACACGAGCCCAGTTCGACACGGTCCAGGAGCTGGTCCTGCATTATAGAG AGCGGGCCGCGGGCCTGTGCTGCCGCCTGGCCGTGCCCTGCCACAGGGGGATGCCCAAGCTGGCAGACCTGTCTGTCAAAACCAAAGACGTGTGGGAGATCCCGCGGGAGTCGCTGCAGCTGATCAAGAAGCTGGGCAATGGGCAGTTTGGGGAAGTGTGGATGG GCACGTGGAACAGCACCACCAAGGTGGCGGTAAAGACGCTGAAGCCCGGCACCATGTCCCCGGAGGCCTTCCTGGAGGAGGCCCAGATCATGAAGCGGCTGCGGCACGACAAGCTGGTGCAGCTGTACGCCGTGGTGTCGGAGGAGCCCATCTACATCGTCACCGAGTTCATGAGCCAGG GGAGCTTGCTGGATTTCCTGAAGGATGGGGATGGCCGGTTCCTGAAGCTACCCCAGCTGGTGGACATGGCGGCCCAG ATCGCAGCCGGCATGGCCTACATCGAGCGGATGAACTACATCCACCGGGACCTGCGCGCTGCCAACATCCTGGTGGGGGACAACCTGGTGTGTAAGATCGCGGACTTCGGCCTGGCCCGCCTTATCGAGGACAACGAGTACACGGCGCGCCAAG gtgCCAAGTTCCCCATCAAATGGACCGCCCCGGAGGCTGCGCTCTATGGGAGGTTCACCATCAAGTCAGACGTGTGGTCCTTCGGCATACTCATGACGGAGCTCATCACTAAGGGCCGCGTGCCCTACCCAG GCATGAATAACCGGGAGGTGCTGGAGCAGGTGGAGCGGGGGTACCGTATGCAGTGCCCCTGCGGCTGCCCGACGTCCCTGCACGAGCTGATGGTGCAGTGCTGGAAGAAGGAGCCCGAGGAGCGCCCCACTTTCGAATACCTCCAGTCCTTCCTCGAAGACTATTTCACTGCCACGGAGCCTCAGTACCAGCCGGGGGACAACCAGTGA